A window of Accipiter gentilis chromosome 24, bAccGen1.1, whole genome shotgun sequence contains these coding sequences:
- the LOC126050175 gene encoding adrenodoxin-like — MIAQGFSGLMRPLLSGLSVSKIRFIYLCGVSERHHPPAKQGSERGFSSTHKLQDAPGESSSADQVTVHFINRDGERLTATAKEGESLLEVVVNQNLAIDGFGACEGTLACSTCHLIFEKDTFQKLDAISEEELDMLDLAYGLTETSRLGCQVCIKKSMDGLTVRVPVDVSDIRRQLEVGKQSKQ; from the exons ATGATAGCTCAAGGCTTCTCGGGGCTCATGCGACCCTTGCTCAGTGGACTGAGTGTAAGCAAAATTCGCTTTATTTATCTCTGTGGGGTGTCTGAGCGGCATCACCCACCAGCTAAGCAGGGGTCAGAAAGAGGTTTCAGCTCCACGCACAAGCTCCAGGATGCCCCTGGGGAATCGAG CTCTGCTGACCAGGTGACGGTGCATTTTATAAATCGGGATGGAGAGCGACTTACGGCCACAGCTAAAGAAGGGGAGAGTTTGCTGGAAGTGGTAGTCAATCAAAACTTGGCCATTGATGGATTTG GTGCATGTGAAGGGACGTTAGCCTGCTCCACCTGTCACCTCATCTTTGAGAAGGACACCTTCCAAAAGCTGGATGCCATCTCAGAAGAAGAGCTGGACATGCTGGACTTGGCGTATGGACTCACTGAGAC ATCTCGCCTTGGCTGCCAGGTGTGCATTAAGAAGTCGATGGATGGTCTGACGGTGCGAGTCCCCGTGGATGTATCAGACAtcaggaggcagctggaggttggaaagcaaagcaaacagtaA